From Deltaproteobacteria bacterium HGW-Deltaproteobacteria-18, the proteins below share one genomic window:
- the pruA gene encoding L-glutamate gamma-semialdehyde dehydrogenase, whose translation MDSMVLDKKISDRGKEFFASISGEAPSIFNKGWWTGKVMDWSMKNENFKVQLFRFVDVLPYLNTSDSLTRHIDEYFAGDDQDVPKVLKWGAGAMGSGLGGKLAAGLMAKTIRSNIEGMAKQFIIGENTPDAMKNLKKIRKDGFAFTVDILGEASVSEIESEAYLKEYIELLDALKKEHSSWSALDGGELDWGHAPKVNISVKPTALFSQASPKDFEGSVQGIEKRLATILRKVREMNGFMRIDMEQYKFKDITLEVYRRLRASEEFRDYPHLGIVLQAYLKDTDQDLADLLAWARAEKLPISIRLVKGAYWDSETVIAKQNGWDIPVWTIKAESDAAFERQAKVILENHDICHFGCASHNIRTIAAVMETAKALNVPDERYEFQVLYGMAEPVRKGLLKVAKRVRLYAPYGDLLPGMAYLVRRLLENTANESFLRQSFAEEAEVERLMENPAVTAEREKSQRRPKAEPEVKGLTRFENEPFADFTQESVRTAFMSAVAEVRAQLGKEYPLVIGGQEVRTADTLQSVNPANPSEVIGTICQASTKEIDLAIEAAKKAAPGWKALSPEERAGYLLKAAEIAREEIFTLSAWQTLEVGKQYDQAQADVAEAIDFMEYYAREMIRFGKSQRMGRAPGEMSQLMYQPKGIAAVIAPWNFPLAISCGMSSAAIVAGNPVLYKPAGPSSVIGFTLSEIFRKAGLPAGVFNYVPGRGSVMGDYLVEHPDIALIAFTGSMEVGHRIINKASVVHPGQKQIKKVIAELGGKNAIIIDDDADLDEAIREVLHSAFAFQGQKCSACSRVIVVEPIYAKFIERLVEGAKSLAIGPAEDQTYFMGPVVDDKAQQNVLRYIDIAKSEGKVLYSSPVPASGYYAPLTIVEGITPEHRIAQEEVFGPILAVMKVKNFDQAIEWANSTRYSLTGAVFSRSPKHLEKAREQFNVGNLYLNRGSTGALVERHPFGGFNMSGIGSKAGGPDYLLQFMDPRLVCENTMRRGFAPIEEDDDWII comes from the coding sequence ATGGACAGTATGGTGTTGGACAAAAAGATCAGCGACCGAGGCAAGGAATTTTTTGCCAGCATCTCCGGCGAAGCCCCTTCCATTTTCAATAAGGGCTGGTGGACCGGCAAGGTCATGGACTGGTCCATGAAGAACGAGAACTTCAAGGTGCAGTTGTTCCGCTTTGTGGACGTCCTGCCCTACCTGAACACTTCCGACTCCCTGACCCGGCACATCGATGAATATTTCGCCGGCGACGACCAGGACGTCCCCAAAGTCCTCAAATGGGGCGCGGGCGCCATGGGGTCGGGCCTCGGCGGCAAGCTGGCCGCCGGGCTCATGGCCAAGACCATCCGTTCCAACATCGAGGGCATGGCCAAGCAGTTCATCATCGGCGAGAACACCCCCGACGCCATGAAGAACCTCAAGAAAATCCGCAAGGACGGCTTCGCCTTCACGGTGGACATCCTCGGCGAGGCATCGGTCAGCGAGATCGAGTCCGAGGCCTATCTGAAGGAATATATCGAACTTCTTGACGCCCTGAAAAAGGAACACTCCTCCTGGTCGGCCCTTGACGGCGGAGAACTGGACTGGGGACATGCGCCCAAGGTCAACATCTCCGTCAAACCCACGGCTCTCTTCTCACAAGCGTCGCCCAAGGACTTCGAAGGTTCGGTCCAGGGCATCGAAAAACGCCTGGCCACAATCCTGCGCAAGGTCAGGGAAATGAACGGCTTCATGCGCATCGACATGGAGCAGTACAAATTTAAAGACATCACCCTTGAGGTCTACCGTCGCCTGCGCGCAAGCGAGGAATTTCGAGACTATCCGCATCTGGGCATCGTGTTGCAGGCCTACCTGAAGGATACCGACCAGGACCTGGCCGACCTGCTTGCCTGGGCCAGGGCCGAAAAACTTCCCATTTCCATCCGACTGGTCAAGGGCGCCTATTGGGATTCCGAAACCGTCATCGCCAAGCAGAACGGCTGGGACATCCCGGTCTGGACCATCAAGGCCGAGAGCGACGCCGCCTTTGAGCGTCAGGCAAAGGTCATCCTGGAAAACCACGACATCTGCCATTTCGGTTGCGCCTCGCACAACATCCGCACCATCGCCGCGGTCATGGAGACGGCCAAGGCCCTGAACGTGCCCGATGAGCGGTACGAATTCCAGGTCCTCTACGGCATGGCCGAGCCGGTGCGCAAAGGACTGCTGAAGGTGGCCAAGCGCGTGCGCCTCTACGCCCCCTACGGCGATCTGCTGCCCGGCATGGCCTATCTGGTGCGGCGCCTGCTCGAAAACACGGCCAACGAATCATTCCTGCGCCAGTCCTTTGCCGAGGAGGCCGAGGTTGAGCGCCTGATGGAAAACCCGGCTGTGACCGCCGAGCGGGAAAAATCCCAGCGTCGCCCCAAGGCCGAGCCCGAGGTCAAGGGCCTGACCCGCTTCGAGAACGAGCCTTTTGCAGACTTCACGCAGGAATCCGTGCGTACGGCCTTCATGAGCGCTGTCGCCGAAGTCCGCGCGCAGCTGGGCAAGGAATATCCGCTCGTCATCGGCGGCCAGGAGGTGCGCACGGCAGATACGCTGCAGTCGGTCAACCCGGCCAATCCAAGCGAAGTCATCGGCACCATCTGCCAGGCTTCCACCAAGGAAATCGATCTGGCTATCGAGGCGGCCAAAAAGGCTGCCCCCGGCTGGAAAGCGCTGTCGCCCGAAGAACGGGCCGGATATCTGCTCAAGGCCGCCGAAATCGCACGCGAGGAAATCTTTACCCTTTCTGCCTGGCAGACCCTCGAAGTGGGCAAGCAGTATGATCAGGCCCAGGCTGATGTGGCCGAAGCCATCGACTTCATGGAGTATTACGCGCGCGAAATGATCCGCTTCGGCAAATCCCAGCGCATGGGCCGCGCCCCGGGCGAGATGAGCCAGCTCATGTACCAGCCCAAGGGCATCGCGGCGGTCATCGCGCCCTGGAACTTCCCCCTGGCCATCAGCTGCGGCATGAGCTCGGCCGCCATCGTCGCGGGCAATCCCGTGCTGTACAAGCCGGCCGGACCGTCCTCCGTGATCGGCTTCACCCTGTCGGAAATCTTCCGCAAGGCCGGACTGCCCGCAGGAGTGTTCAACTATGTGCCTGGCAGGGGCTCGGTCATGGGCGACTACCTCGTCGAGCATCCCGACATCGCGCTGATCGCCTTCACCGGCTCCATGGAAGTCGGCCACCGCATCATCAACAAGGCGTCCGTGGTCCATCCCGGCCAAAAGCAGATCAAGAAGGTCATCGCGGAGCTTGGCGGCAAGAACGCCATCATCATCGATGACGATGCCGATCTGGACGAGGCCATCAGGGAGGTCCTGCACTCCGCCTTCGCCTTCCAGGGGCAGAAATGCTCAGCCTGCTCCCGCGTCATCGTGGTCGAACCCATCTACGCCAAATTCATCGAGCGCCTGGTGGAAGGAGCCAAGTCCCTGGCTATCGGACCGGCCGAGGATCAGACCTACTTCATGGGACCGGTGGTGGACGACAAGGCCCAGCAGAACGTGCTCAGATACATCGACATTGCCAAGAGCGAGGGCAAGGTCCTGTACTCAAGCCCTGTCCCGGCCAGCGGCTATTACGCTCCCCTGACCATCGTCGAAGGCATCACTCCCGAACACCGCATTGCCCAGGAAGAAGTCTTCGGACCCATCCTCGCGGTCATGAAGGTCAAAAACTTTGATCAGGCCATCGAGTGGGCCAACTCCACGCGCTACTCCCTGACGGGCGCCGTGTTCTCGCGCAGCCCCAAGCACCTCGAAAAAGCCCGTGAACAGTTCAACGTCGGCAACCTTTACCTGAACCGCGGCTCCACCGGCGCGCTGGTCGAGCGCCATCCCTTTGGCGGATTCAACATGTCCGGCATAGGCTCCAAAGCCGGCGGCCCGGACTACCTGCTGCAGTTCATGGACCCCAGGCTGGTCTGCGAAAACACCATGCGCCGGGGCTTCGCGCCAATCGAAGAAGACGACGACTGGATCATCTGA
- a CDS encoding branched-chain amino acid ABC transporter substrate-binding protein encodes MKKKLCTLGFLTLALVALTLGSAWAETIRIGLMCPLTGSWASEGQDMKQIVELLAAETNKAGGINGNQVEIVVEDDGGDPRQAALAATRLTTKEISAVIGTYGSSVTEAAQNIYAESGILQVATGSTAIRLSEKSLPLFFRTCPRDDEQGMVAAKTLGDLGFSKIAILHDNTSYAKGLADEAKSLLEAAGKTIAFYDALTPGERDYNAILTKIKSAAPEVIFFTGYYPEAGMLLRQKKEMGWEVPMLGGDATNNPDLVKIAGNESAEGFMFLSPPVPADLDTPEAKDFMTAYKAAYGNAPGSVWAVLAGDAYRVIAEAIAQTKDTSSEKLAAYLKNEMKDFSGLTGKISFNEKGDRVGDLYRVYKVDAAGAFVLQP; translated from the coding sequence ATGAAGAAAAAACTGTGTACACTTGGTTTCCTGACCTTGGCCCTCGTGGCGTTGACCCTGGGCTCGGCCTGGGCCGAAACCATCCGCATCGGCCTCATGTGCCCCCTGACGGGCTCCTGGGCCAGCGAAGGTCAGGACATGAAACAGATCGTCGAACTGCTGGCCGCCGAGACCAACAAGGCGGGCGGAATCAATGGCAACCAGGTCGAAATCGTGGTCGAGGACGACGGCGGTGATCCGCGTCAGGCAGCCCTGGCCGCAACTCGTCTGACCACCAAGGAAATTTCCGCCGTTATCGGCACCTACGGATCGTCCGTCACCGAAGCCGCCCAGAACATCTATGCAGAATCCGGCATCCTTCAGGTCGCCACCGGTTCCACGGCCATCCGGCTGTCCGAAAAGAGCCTGCCTCTTTTCTTCCGCACCTGCCCCCGCGATGACGAGCAGGGCATGGTTGCCGCCAAGACCCTGGGCGACCTGGGTTTCAGCAAGATCGCCATCCTTCACGACAACACCTCCTACGCCAAGGGCCTGGCCGACGAAGCCAAGTCCCTGCTTGAAGCTGCGGGCAAGACCATCGCCTTCTACGATGCACTGACTCCCGGCGAACGCGACTACAACGCAATCCTGACCAAAATCAAATCCGCCGCGCCCGAAGTCATCTTCTTCACCGGCTATTATCCAGAGGCCGGCATGCTCCTGCGCCAGAAGAAAGAAATGGGCTGGGAAGTGCCCATGCTCGGCGGCGACGCGACCAACAACCCCGATCTGGTCAAGATCGCCGGCAACGAATCCGCCGAAGGCTTCATGTTCCTGAGTCCTCCGGTTCCGGCTGATCTGGATACTCCTGAAGCCAAGGATTTCATGACCGCCTACAAGGCCGCCTACGGCAACGCTCCCGGTTCCGTATGGGCCGTACTGGCCGGCGACGCCTACCGCGTCATCGCTGAAGCCATTGCCCAGACCAAGGACACCTCCAGCGAAAAGCTGGCCGCCTATCTGAAGAATGAAATGAAGGACTTTTCCGGCCTGACCGGCAAGATCTCCTTCAACGAAAAGGGTGACCGTGTTGGCGACCTGTACCGCGTGTACAAGGTCGACGCCGCCGGTGCCTTTGTCCTGCAGCCGTAA